CCAGAAGGCGGCCCAGAAGAGCGTGCCGTTGCCGTCGAGTTTGCCCGGGCCGGTGATGCGGACGCCGGTGAGGTTGGTGCCGTTGACGAGGGCGAGGCGCCACTCGGGGAAGTGGCCCTCGATGCGCGTGCGCTGCTTCGGGTAGTGCTCGATGTTGTTCGAGCCGAGCAGGACCGCACCCTCGGCGAGGTGGAGCTCGACGCCTGGTCGCAGGAAGATCGAGCCGCTCTTGAACGTGCCCTGGGGAATCACGACGCGCCCGCCGCCAGCCGCGTGGGCGGCGTCGAGGGCGGCCTGGATCTGGACGGTGTTGAGCGTGCGCGCGTCGCCGAGCGCGCCGTAGGCGGTGATCGGAAAATCACCGCCGGCGGCGACCGGGTCGTCGGGGCGCGGCACGCCGAAGTCGGGCGTGCCGTCGGCGCGCCAGCGCACCGCCTGCACGCGCGTGTGGCGGTTCGGGTCCTTCAGCGGGTCGCCCGCGACCTGCGGGTAGCTGCGGGCGTGATAGACGATGAGGTCGGTTACGCCGTCCTCGGCGACCGTGAAACAGTGGTGGCCCGGACCGTAGATCTTGTTTGCCTCGCTGGTGACGAAGACCGGCTCGGGCGACTTGGTCCACGACTTGGGGTCGAGCAGGTCGGCGTCCTCGCTCGCGGTGAGCATCCCCACGCAATACTCCGGCCCCGTGCCGGCGGCGGAGTAGGTGAGGAAGAGGCGGCCGTTTTTGCGCAGCATCATCGGGCCCTCGTTCACGGCATAGCGGACCTGTTCCCAGGGGAACTCGGGTTTAGACAGCAGCACGGCCGGGCCGCCGAGGGTGGTGGGCGTGGCCAGGGGTGCGATGTAGAGGTTGGTGTTGCCCTTGATGCCCGGCTGCTGCTGCGCCCAGAGCAGGTAGCGCTGGCCGCGGTGCTCGAAGACCGAAGCGTCGAGCGCGAAGGATTCCCAGCCGGTCTTGAGCTGTCCGCGCTCGATCCACTCGCCTTGGAACGGATCGGCGGAGGCGTTTTCGAGCACGTAGATACGGATGTTCCAGATCTTCTCCGCCTCGCCGGCGGCGAAATACACATACCACTTGCCGTCGAAGTGGTAAATCTCGGGCGCCCAGATGTGTGCGCCCATGATGCCGGTGGCGTGCTTGCGCCAGATGACCTTTTCCTCGGCGGTGGCGAGGTCGGCGATGGTCGGCGCGCGGCGCAGGATGAGGCGGTCGTATTCCGGCACCGTGCCCATGAAGTAGTATTGCCCGTCCGTGTGCCGCAGGATGTGCGGGTCGGCGCGCTGGCGGACGAGCGGGTTGGGGTAGTCGGCGGCGCGGGCGACGGGGGTGGCCCACGGAACACACAGAATACACAGAACGAGGAAACAGGTCCGGGAAATCATTCCTTGGTGGGCGGTGAGCTTGCTCACGCCACGAATGATGCGCGAGTTTCGTGGCGCCAGCAAGCTGGCCGCCCACGGGGCAGGGTGGGTT
This DNA window, taken from Oleiharenicola lentus, encodes the following:
- a CDS encoding family 43 glycosylhydrolase — translated: MPHPRLNEGTHPAPWAASLLAPRNSRIIRGVSKLTAHQGMISRTCFLVLCILCVPWATPVARAADYPNPLVRQRADPHILRHTDGQYYFMGTVPEYDRLILRRAPTIADLATAEEKVIWRKHATGIMGAHIWAPEIYHFDGKWYVYFAAGEAEKIWNIRIYVLENASADPFQGEWIERGQLKTGWESFALDASVFEHRGQRYLLWAQQQPGIKGNTNLYIAPLATPTTLGGPAVLLSKPEFPWEQVRYAVNEGPMMLRKNGRLFLTYSAAGTGPEYCVGMLTASEDADLLDPKSWTKSPEPVFVTSEANKIYGPGHHCFTVAEDGVTDLIVYHARSYPQVAGDPLKDPNRHTRVQAVRWRADGTPDFGVPRPDDPVAAGGDFPITAYGALGDARTLNTVQIQAALDAAHAAGGGRVVIPQGTFKSGSIFLRPGVELHLAEGAVLLGSNNIEHYPKQRTRIEGHFPEWRLALVNGTNLTGVRITGPGKLDGNGTLFWAAFWQRRKENPQCTNLEVERPRLVHLDTCTDVRITGVVLRDSGFWNIHLYRCRDVLLEGLDIFSPGARAGPVRAPSSDGIDLDSCRDVVIRRCKIAVDDDCIALKGTKGPLADRDESSPPVENILVEDCTFGAGHGVVTCGSEATVVRNVTVRNCTVAGKNNLVRLKLRPDTPQRYENLVFENITLDGDGRIFDVAPWTQFFDLKGHPPPARSVAGVTLRNVTGRYGTLGRLRGNEGDDLSGIRLENVTLTLADDKFERGPVRDFTATNVTLNGRSFTP